GATCCAGAAGCGATTCTCCACATCAGAGGATGCAACTGGCAGGACTGCGGTCTGACCAAAGTCGTatgtctctatctatctatctatctatctatctatctatctatctatctatctatctatctatctatctatctatctatctatctatctatctatctatctatctatctatctatctatttacaTAACTACATATATTATCTACAtatatcatccatccatccatccatccatccactgtatctatatactgtatctatctatctatccatccatccatcgtatctatctatctactgtatctatctatcgtatATATCTATTtacatatctacatatattcatctatccattcatccatccatctaccgTATCTACCGTATCTATCTACCGTATCTATCTAATTTCATATCTACATATATttacccatccatccatctatccatccatccatccatccattcagggctccagactaggGATGCATGTCAATTGGTCGCGATTGATCTGTAGCAGAGTGGGGGTTTTTGTttgcatcatatatgtgtgtggaCTGTGTATAGtgattatgtatatataaatatgcacacatgcatgtataattttaagaaaaaaatatatttatatattaagtatttatatttatatataatataaattatacataaatatacaaatgtatatacacatgtaaacattgcttaaatatatacatgcatgtgtgtgcatttaactatacaaagttattatatacagtacacacacatatatgatgtaaacaaaaacttttattctgctatagattaatcgcgattaattgatatgcatccctactccagactaacttttttcactaggagcacagtggcccccaactgaaaattttaggtgcgcaaccagaaaatttaggggcgcacaccgtaaatcaacatgctaaccaaatattcacatttctactaatttccactgtattactaataaatactttgatggtagatgcagaaagtacaatgcactgattcaaattcagtgtcagatcacaaaaaatggtcaaatttactagtcgcacatgtgcgactggatgtaaaattcagttgcacactctcaaattttggtggcaaaatgcccccATTTGGTggtagtctggagccctgccattgtatctatctactgtatccatccatccatccattgtATCTATTTACTGTATCTactgtatccatccatccatccattgtATCTATTTACTGTATCTactgtatccatccatccatatatccatccatccatccattgtatctatctactgtatccatccatccatccacccatccatccatccagtaTTCCTACCTACCTACCTGTCTATCTTCAAAAGATATGTACTACTAAATATTATAAGCTCTTAAAATGTATTCTCTTTTCCAGGAATCACTCGGGAACCTCAATTCCCATCCAAAAGGAAAGTGCCATTTAATCCACCTCGGGTATCAAGATCCCTACAGTGGGAAGGACATCAACAACATCAGGAGAGGAACAGGCCTGTCACATCTCCAGCTGTCAAAAATCCTGTGTTCAGAGCCAGTAGTGCAGAAGGGCAGGTGACGCCCCTGGCCCCAAGAGACTTCATACCACAAGAGGGCACCGCTGCACCGTCTCAACAACAAGCAGAGGCACAAGCAGCCCAGCCAACCAGGGCCACTGCAGATGGGCCGAAACAGGGACATGCAGGAAATGGAGTGAGTTTTGTTTAGAAGTGAAGGtgtaaaatttgaaaaattGTGTAAAGTGTTTCCCATATGCTTGCTATGGTTTAAGTAGACCTGCCTCAAATCTTATTATTGGTTGAGCCAACGTCATACCAGTCGAACAAAGCACCACAAATCCACAATGTTTACATTCAGAAATGAATGTAATGAACtaataagaaaaaaaagattcaacacttagggatagttcacccaaaaatgaaataatttattaatgacTCACGCCGATATCGTTccaaactcggaagacctctgttcatcttcagaacacagtttaagatggtttatatttagtccgagagctttctgaccctccattgaacatctacgtacggtatactgtccatgtccagaaaggtaataaaaacattatctaagtagttcatgtgacaccagtgggtcagttagaacattttggtccaaaaataacaaaaattaaaactttattcagcattgtcttctcttacgtgactgcagtgacgcggctgacgtgttatgtggtgcgccccagctgtttttttttttgtgcgcccgagcttcatttacagtcggagggagacgcacgctgtaagtttgaaaaaaaatcttctcaaacatgtctgaggataacacgtcagccccatcactgcagtcacgtgacttcagtcACGTGCACGCAGTTCACAACAGAACCGGAAAAGAAGACAATGCTAATTAAAgtcttattttttgttatttttggaccaaaatgcattttcaatgcttcaacacattctaactgacccactgatgtcctATGGATTACTTtggtgatgtttttattacctttctggacatggacagtataccatacatagattttcaatggagggtcagcaagctctcggactaaatataaaacatcttaaactgtgtcctgaagatgaacggaggtcttatgagtttggaacaacatgagggtgagtcattaatgacattattttcatttttgggtgaactatccctttaatacttCAAATTTTCCTGAGCATAAACAATTTAAGTTGTATTATAATAATCAAGACACTTCCATTATTGCAGTTATTCAGATCCTTTGTTGAATATCAGGTAAACCATGCACTGCGAAAGCGAGCAGGACTGAAGTCAGAGCGACAGAAAAATGGTCGCTTGAACTCTGAATATCAGAGACAGTTCATGTGGAAAACCCCGGTGGCCGATTCACCCCTACTGGCTGCACAAGAGGTaccaaagtgcatttttaacaacACTACAATTTAGTTTTGCACAAACTTGTAGAGTGCATACCGGACAAATCTTTTGTCAAGAAAAGTTTTTCTGGAAATAACAGGAATTTAAACGGAAGCATTTTCAAGCTGTACATGCACTACATATGTTTACACCAGATAAACCTGTTTGATTGACGTGTATGTTTTTTCCATATGACGTTCTGTCTACATTGGGAAagtatatatttgaaaaaacaCTTGCACATTTAAAGTGGTGTTTCCTATATAATTCAAAATAACTTTTAACATCATTCATAAGATGTGCCTAGTCCTTTTGTATTATCTGGATAGATGTTTTGAAACAGCATatgtaaaaatctaaatatctgatgcattaaagggatagttcacccaaaaataaaaattcaatcataattttctcatcctcatgttgttaatctgtatgaatatttttttctgatgaacacaaaagaagatattttgataaatgatggtaagaacacagctgattgtatccattgacttccatagtaggaaaaacaaatatgattgGATTCAATGGGTATCGTCAACTAGTGTGCTTaccatattttattaaaatatcttctttatcgtttatcacaatacttccataatattatattatatataataagtCAATGGATATGgtagctgtgtgcttaccatcatttatcaaaatatcttcttttgtgttcatcagaaacaaaataattcatacagatttacaacaacatgatgaagagaaaatgatgacaaaattttcatttttgggtgaactatccctttagcaTTACTTTTGAGTATGCCATTAGATGGCAGTAGAGAGTTTTGCACGTAACTAGATGGTGTATTATTTCACAACATTAATATTGATAAAGTTTTACTTAATTGATAATAATTCTGAAtagaaaaataattgttttagtaGTAATAACTATtaagtttgttcatttttacgCTATTACCACCATCACTTTAAGTATATCATGGTCACTGGACTTATTTTggttttgttgtgttatttcatgtattttagatgttttataACGACAATAAAATCATCCCACCCTTTAAGTCCAACCCAGTCCTTATGGAGAGTGAGTACAGGAGAAGTTTTAAAGGATCACCTCCTCCCAGACCTCCTCGCTTTAGACGAGATGTTGAGCAATGTGAGGTCCCACAGCTCCACACAGAGAACGTAACCTCGGAGAAGGTACAAATGAATGCAACCAAGTACAAAAATCATCAAATCTTACTTAAATTTGTTATTAAGAGAAAGTGGaagtatttaaaatattttattgtttacattgaaaCATACCACGCCAAACATTCCATGCCTGTCAAATCTTTTGTCAAGAAAAGTTTTTTTGGAAATAACGTTTTTCTTTACAGAAGCATTTTCACGGGCCTCGGATTCACTGTACATTCACTACATACGTTTACACCCGATAAACCTGTTTGATTAACGTGTTTTTTCCATATGCCGTTATGAGGAagtatacatttacaaaaacaattgCACACGTAAAGTGGTGTTTCCTATATCTAACGGTACTTTTTGTCTAAATGTCCACCATACCAGAATGCGAGAAGGAAGAAGAAAAAGGAGAGGCAGAAACTCGGCAAAAAGTCAAGCCCCGAAGAGGAAGTGAGACATCCACAGCAAGAGTATCATCAACAGGAAGAGAGGTCACCATGTGGCCCGAGAGACCCTTCACACAAAATTATAAGGTGAGTGTTGTCTCCTGATACAGGACTGAAAGAAAGTGTCGGTTGTGCGTCTCCACATTGCCACAAAGTAAAAGCATGCATCCCACCCCAAGATTATTCATCTTTTTGTCACACAGGAAGGTGAAAACGGAGTACAGGTCCAATTTTCGTTCTCCATTGCAGTATTCCTACAGAGATGGAGCTTGGGTGAAGAACAAAACTGCAAATTTGGAGGTTAGCAGACAGTAAATACTAACAATAGAAAAAGAGTCTATGAGAGGAAAAATGCCAATAAAGAAATGTGCATTAATGTATTTAAGAATTAATAATAAGCATAAAGAACTATTTACCCCACTATAAGCCTACAAAATAGACCGAAGGTAATATttacttacacattttaaaggtgAGGTGTGTTTCAATCCTTCTCTTATTCctacttaactcattccctgccagccttttttttttaagttgcccaccagcattttttgtgttttttagaaaagtttcacaaaatgtcttgcaggaaaattttcttctaaaaatatataaacatacaaatatattaaatgaaaggacagaccctctgctttcaaacaaacaaacaaacaaacaaaacaggaaaaaaaattcatcctaTGTATATTTTCTCGGTTTATAAACTCTtgaatatgggtatttttcttaaaaaataccacatttttagcaaaaagctgaaataattgcatttttctgAAGGAATTTAgctagagatcagattcaaaacgattatcaaaacatacacagagtttaaaattagtaaatcattttttgcttcaggttttttataaattgggtaaattaaatctagtggataatcgcggtattacagattaccataaaaactcatcagtaacacgcaaatgttttctcttaaaggaatagtccattttcttaaaagaaaaatccagataatttactcaccaccatgtcatccaaaatgttgatgtctttctttgttcagtcgagaagaaattatgttttttgaggaaaacattgcaggatttttctcattttaatggactttaatagagaccaacatttaatacttaactcaacacttaacagttttttttcaacggagtttcaaaggactataaacgatcctaaacgaggcataagtgtcttatctagcaaaacgattgtcatttttgacaagaaaaatgagaaatatccacttttaaaccacaacttctcatctagatccggtcgtgatgcgccagcgtgaccccacgcaacacgtcatgacgtcaagaggtcacagaggacgaacgcgaaacaaatgtttacaaatgtgttgaaggaggaccgttcctacgttgttgtatgtcaactgatattaattaatgtctttgtgtcagtttattgtttacaatggtccgcaaatttgcattttatatatgtaacacgtgacctccctacgtcactacgcatttacgttaggtcgcccTGGACCGGATATTTTCAATATGAGTTTGGTGTCAATGATGCAGCAGATCATTATACACCAAATTTGGTTGACACTACTACTTATAAACAAACAGATTGACTGGGTTTACTACATCACTTCATAGCCTGACATGTAAAGATGTTAGGAAAAGGAAACTTTCTAATAACTGGTCTCTATGATTAATCTTGCAGGATTGTGAACACTGGTGGTATAATGAGGTAACTGTCCTATCTGTTCTGCATCCTCTCTATGAAAGAGACCTCCACATGCTTCTGTGTACAGTATtgtctgtgctgtgtgtgtCGCCTCTGCAAAAGTATGACATCACTCAAAATCGGTCTTTAGTGGACCTAAacgagtgtgtgcgtgtgtatgtggTACAGTATGTCAGGCATCGATATGTTGTCTGTCAGCATTCTTTAGATGCTACTTTCAAGGTGTCTGTGGTTTTGTTGGTTCTTTTGTTGCTTTCAGTTGTCTGGTAAGCCTGTATTGACTTGTGGCTCACTTTCTCATAACATACAAGCTTGGACTGAAGTTAAGCTTTGAAGTGAAATAGTAAAACACCTGATTGACACGCATTCATTTAGCAAACTCTTTCATCTAAAACAGCTTGATGTTTCAGTTACGACAACAttttgttcctgtagctcagtaaGCAGCATGAAGGTTGTAGGTTTAAATCCCAGGAACACACACATAATTAGAAACTGTATGAATGGAAGTAACGTTTGATGCATGAATGCAAATATTTGTGGTGTcacaataatacattttaaaactaaactgaaaaaAAAGCACAGCTAGAGCAAAAGTTAAAggcgtagcttctctatgcatttcttAAAGGAGGGATGAGCTGTGAACTAAAGGTCAAATTATGTTCATTTCTTTGTGTACATGAGGGTCCGCATGCACTGCCCGTTTACGTCATCAGAAGAAAGAGAGTGTACTGTACAAACACTGCCGGATTTTTTAAACGCCGCGTACATTGTACATGTATTATGTAGGCAATGAAAGATACTGCAAGTTGTTGCAATGCGCATGTGTCGAACGCCAGTGCAAGTGCAtgatgctgcgtttacaccagccacggtagaggcggcaagcgtgggtgatttacatgttaagtcaatgcaaagacgcgattaggcatcctgcggcacgGTACATGCGGTAAGCACGGCACGAATGGTGTGGAACGCGCGGCGCAAATGGCGCATTccacgcgaattgagcgttgtcgCGGTAAACgcgagagttgaaaaatctgaacatCGGTGGACTTCCGTGCTGCGTTATCCAATCAGGACCTTGATGTAGTAGTGACGTGCTTAcgggaagcgagcggagtcgcagaagcccctcccatgacgcaaatttccgcgtgaatgtctcaaatgactagaatttcacgcactaATGAAGCGAGTgaaatcaaatgttcaagcgtccaactacgcgcaaaTAGTGCGTTTTTGACgtctctactgcggctggtgggAATGCACCAGTCAAATAAACTGTGCTCTGCACGTGGGTTCGACTGTGCATGTACGCTGGCGTATtcgtaaaaaacagactatatcCAAGGCTTAAGCTGTCGGTTGCAATTCACGATCTCACGGCTAGATACGCTAAAAATCTTCACAATGGACCTTTAGGCAAGTAGGCGCAGGTACATTTCACAATGCATGTAAACACGTTAACCTGCTTTCTCGCAGTTTTGTTCATGTGAGCATGTCTCCGTGTAGAAAAGATAAACAGCACAAATGGAAGTAAGCATAAAGTAATGCGCAATGCTACGTaaacaccaaacgcggggcatcgcgttactcactctagattactcgcgggatttaacttcgtgtcatgcatatttttcactcgagttgaatattttcaacttgggctaagacgcgtttgaggcgattAGCATGTGTTTTCGTGGCAAACGCACCGCCAATATtgtgtcattcgcatcgccccacgcgtgAACACATCTGAtcatgtctttgcattgactttgtatgtaatctgctcgcgcaaatcattgaacttgTGTTTGGTGTGAACACACAGTAAAAGTCTGTTATTGACTTATTATACAGTTAATATAGAAACTGTGAAATTAAAtacttgtgttatatttataGGTTCTGTGGACATGAAAAGAGAGACAACATATTAGACAAATTTCCTGCAGGCTTTATGAAGGACTAGGCAGACTAGGTGGTGATGTCATTGTCTGCGAGTAACCTAACAAATCTcaaaacactgtaaacacaGTTTTATTGTTTTGCATGTAAACCAATGAAAACTGATTTTTATaattatctgattttttttatagataTCCACTTattgtgtgcatgtaaacacactcactgggtttccatccaaacgtgaagCAAATTTTTTCGAAATccgaaaaaaaaacaaaaaaaaaaacaaatgcgaATGAGGTGCGTTTTCATCAAGTTGTTAGAGCGAATGACAGTGGTATTAGTAATCTAGTATCCAAAAGGAAATAAAACCAGGCACTAGCagccccatatatggtaaagacaacgTCAGCTGATATAGCTAGATGATTATTCACAAGGGTTTAATGTTTGCTACGTCTGAATTTATTCGGCAAATGCGTTTTCATCTCTCATTATTTCcatttactctttttcgcataagtcaaaaaccacctcaagtgagtgtaaaaacgtttttgtgAATTAAGGGGTTTCCATTCTGGTTTCTGATGCGatactttaaaatgcacataaaatcaTGCTATTGTGAACGCATGATACAAAACAGTAAAGTGCTGTAAAACACTTTTGCATTGCCTCTTATCCAATCACCCTTATGAAAAATAACTTCACTacagttaaaaacaaaaaacaaacaaaaaacatggttacaacATAATAACCATGATTTTGCTACAAAAACAATGAGTAAACCATGATTactgtattaatttattttcagAAGGGCAGATTTAAGGAATGAAACTTGAACTGCTGTATAAAGTATAATAATTACTTATTGAATAATAGTGTAAGCCGGTAATTTTTTTCCCAGTTTGAATCTTTATTACCATAACTTTTCTATATCTTTAGTGTTTTTGCAATATCATTAATAATCTTTATTGCAGATTATGACAAAATGCTGACAGAATGACTTTGTAAAACAGACATCCTTGATTTGAGGTTATTGTGTCAAATTTGCTTTGATGCATCTCCAGTAAAACCTCAGTAGAACCAAaaaatgtaagatttttttctgattCAGCGCTTTAGGAGAATTGCATGACTGCCTCCTCTCACGCTTGTCTTCCATGGCTTTTGTGGTAAACAGCATTGCACGTGAAATTATATTGAATaaatactacatttatattAAGTTGTATATTAAGTAAGGATATTTAACCCTTTCcaattgtgaccctgtctgtgaaatccagactaaagtctcataatcgaATATTGAGataaggagcatcaaagtttgatttcagttaatgatttcaatctttgacatgatcttactctgtaaatatgaaagatttCAAGGTTATAGTTTTACTAGGTCTATCaatagattaatcacgattaatcgcatacaaaataaaagtttgtgggtgcataatatacacataaatacacacatacacgtgtataattttaagttgaatttaagtataaaaatattaatattatatatgcataaatatactgtatatttgtgtgtgtgtgtgcgcgcatgtgtgtgtgtaaatgttcctaaatacataaattttatatatttatatatatacaaaataattacacacaatgcacacacatatattatgaaaaaaaacccttttattttttatgcgaTAAATCGCAATTTTTATTTTGACAGACgtaatttttacagaatgttcttaacATCAAGTAGAATAAATTGATGTAGtaaagctgggttttcacagacatagtcacatattaattttttttttacccagCTCTAATATGAACAaaatgaagagttcagatgcaaacgCCGTTAAacgccacctccgtcaaaaatgagataatgatattaactgaatgctctcgACACGTAAtatatacgttcatcaaatactttcgcttcaaatccacttaatcccggCCCTTCGGAAGTACAAagagaaaacatgtcagacgcacttagagggttttgcgtCTAAGCTCTTCATATACAACACTACAGAAATAAGCTCTTTGTTTTTTTGATGCTTGCTACAAATGATCACAATTTTACTCCTTCCTAACATCACCAAACCATAagcacaatttttttgtatggGCAGTTAAAATCTCCTGTTCCTCTTCAGGTGCAGGAACTCCGCGAGAGGGCTGAGGCCTATAGGAAAAGGGCCCGGGGGACTCATTTTTCCCGTCAACACTTTAACCAAATCATGTCGGAGCACAACTGGATGTGGGAGCCTTCCAGCGGCACCACGTCCACATCTTCTGTCCTATCTGAGTGCTGCAGCAGTCCCATCGTAGAGGCTCTGGACTTGGCCAGGTTGGAGCGAGTTGGTTTAAAGTTTTCAACAGTATTTATCATTGCATGGACCTAATCTTTTGGTTTATCTTTCCAGCCCTGGACCTTCTGCTTCTGTGGCAACCAGCAGGAGAAACTCTGCAGAAGAAATGAATCTTCCAGATGGCCCTACACTCCCTGTACAGAGGAAGTTGGCCTGGGATGAAGAAGCACGACCGGGAGAGAGGAATAAGGCGGAGGAGCTCGCCGAAGATGTTCACGAGGAACCAAATGTGAATGGGAATGTTAAAAAGTATGTTCTTGTAGATGATATACCAAAGTACACAACAGCATGTCTGCTCACAATGCTGTGGTTTATTTTGCCATCTTATCTAGGTTGCAGGTTTTGGAAACTGACTCATCATCAGTGGTGGAAGGGTCTGAAGGTTCTGTCAACGGGGGCAGACTACCAACCCCCAAACTAAAAACCACGCAGAACCTGCAAAGAACACATCATGACCGCACAACTCCGTCAACTGGTAAGCAAACATAATAGACCTCGCATCACATCTTTCAAAGCTCAGGCCACACGTATGGCAACACACTTTGTAATTGTAATGTTAATGTCAATTGAATAAAGTTTTAGTTGATTTTATGGCACATTTGGTGCATCTTGCACGAGTTTCACTTTGAACCACAAAGCGAAGAACTCCAGACATGTCAACCTTTATTCCACATAACATCCGGTCTACACTGGACGCAAAGTGCCACAGTGTCTAATTATGCCGGAAGCATCAAAGCTCCCGAACATGGAGCAGTCAGGTGTTAGCGTGACGTATGCTAGTAACAGTGATTCAGTGAATATTCATctatattattgttattattatacatgtacAACTAGGCCAGTCGTGATAATTACTTTATCGCACAATTAATAAACATGACCTTAATGatttcctttttttgttttgtattttcagAGGCGATATATTGCCatagtgtttacatgtgtatttgTTTGGATAAAAATGAATGCCATTTACATTTTAGCCTCTGTCATTTCGGGCTGATGTCTGCATAGATATGTACAATAAAAGGGTAGATGTCTGGCCGTGTTGCTGGCCAATTGAGGTCGACGTCagcacctggcggccatcttaccacagacAGCTCACTCACTcatagcattgtgttttaatggtcaagacaatctcctgaactccaaactgaatgtcagaatgggaaagaaaggtgatttaagcaatttcgagcgtggcatggttgttggtgccagactggccggtctgagtatttcacaatctgctcagttactgggattttcacgcacaagcatttctagggtttacaaagaatagtgtaaaaagggaaaaacatctagtatgtggcagtcctgtgggtgaaaatgccttgttgatgctagaggtcagaggagaatgagccgactgattcaagctgatagaagagcaactttgactgaaataaccactcgttacaactgaggtatgcagcaaagcatttgtaaagccacaacacgcacaaccttgaggcagatgggctacaacagcagaagaccccacctggtaccactcatctccactacaaataggaaaaagaggctacaatttgcacaagctcaccaaaattggacagttgaagactggaaaaatgttgcctggtctgatgagtctcgatttttgttgagacattcagatggtagagtcagactTTGGcctaaacagaatgagaacatggatctatcatgccttgttaccactgtgtaggctgctggtgtaatggtgtgggggatgttttcttggcacactttaggccccttagtgccaattgggcatcatttaaatgccacagcttACCTgaacattgtttctgaccatgtccatccctttataaccaccatgtactcatcctctgatggctacttccagcaggataatgcaccatgtcacaaagctcgaatcatttcaaattggtttcttgaacatgacgatgagttcactgtactaaaatggcccccacagtcaccagatctcaacccagtagagcatctttgggatgtggtggaatagGAGCTACGTGccctgcaagatgctatcctatcaacatgggccaacatttctaaagaatgctttcagcaccttgttgaatcaatgccatgatGCCAACTTTCTTTAAAGCAGCTGCATGGTAAATTAAACACCCaaaagtaaataacataatgtaaataacaaataattaaaaaaaaaacaaaaatccaaAACTAATAGCTAAAGGACACGTAAACGTATCAATTCACCTCTGTATTTGGTGCCCACACATACTGCCGAAACACACAGAAATGAGCACAAAGGAACATCTGTAATTCAGGCTTTTTGcaattatgttattatttcatGATTCGTTTTTAGATGAGTTCTGCATAAAggacatttattataaatagcCTGATTTCTTTTTAGGAGGTGCTTTACTGGTCTCCCCTCCAAAGATAAAGGATTCCTCATGGAAAGCTCACTCTCATTATAGACACATCACACATGGATCTCCACAGCGAACGCATGGCAAGGTACCCAAGATGATTTTTAGATCAAGCACATTATATGTCTGATTGTAGCACAGTGAGATTTCAAATGTCGTATCGCAAAGGTCATGAATGGAAGCGCACCGCACTCCTCACCAGCTGCAGGCCTGACCACTGTAGATCCACTTCCCATGCGTGAAGATGCATCGTCTGAGGAGGAGCCTGAATGCTCCCCTAATCCAAGAAAGGCCAAGCCATCACTCAGGACTCTGGAAAGACTACGTCCCAAAGACATCATCTCCCCACCTGCCAACAGAATCCAGGGCACATTGAGAAACCCAGAATTTCAACATAATGGTATGGTAttgtatttataatttatatatcaTGAGCAGTTAAACTCAAACTGTTGTGTCAAGTAATCCACTAATAGATCCCTTTATGCTTTATTTGATCGGCAACCATCGATTTATACAAAGGATGAAAAACAGCAGACAATAGGCACGCAAGTGAATTATGA
The sequence above is a segment of the Misgurnus anguillicaudatus chromosome 1, ASM2758022v2, whole genome shotgun sequence genome. Coding sequences within it:
- the mdm1 gene encoding nuclear protein MDM1 isoform X4; translation: MQLAGLRSDQSRITREPQFPSKRKVPFNPPRVSRSLQWEGHQQHQERNRPVTSPAVKNPVFRASSAEGQVTPLAPRDFIPQEGTAAPSQQQAEAQAAQPTRATADGPKQGHAGNGVNHALRKRAGLKSERQKNGRLNSEYQRQFMWKTPVADSPLLAAQEMFYNDNKIIPPFKSNPVLMESEYRRSFKGSPPPRPPRFRRDVEQCEVPQLHTENVTSEKNARRKKKKERQKLGKKSSPEEEVRHPQQEYHQQEERSPCGPRDPSHKIIRKVKTEYRSNFRSPLQYSYRDGAWVKNKTANLEDCEHWWYNEVQELRERAEAYRKRARGTHFSRQHFNQIMSEHNWMWEPSSGTTSTSSVLSECCSSPIVEALDLASPGPSASVATSRRNSAEEMNLPDGPTLPVQRKLAWDEEARPGERNKAEELAEDVHEEPNVNGNVKKLQVLETDSSSVVEGSEGSVNGGRLPTPKLKTTQNLQRTHHDRTTPSTGGALLVSPPKIKDSSWKAHSHYRHITHGSPQRTHGKVMNGSAPHSSPAAGLTTVDPLPMREDASSEEEPECSPNPRKAKPSLRTLERLRPKDIISPPANRIQGTLRNPEFQHNGNLGIFRPELFAFPESDSGVSDNDDKMSQISSRSAASCSMASEVLSRAQRRKQEFWGTS